GATCAGCATCCTGTTCCAAACATGACCTTCAAGCTTTCGGCTATCATTTCCCATCAAGGCACCGTTGACAAGGGCCACTATACCACCATTTGCAGGATAAATGGCGACGTGTGGGCCAAGTTCAACGACTCCATGGTCACCCTGATTTCCGAGGAAGACATGTTAAAGGAACAAGCATACCTTTTATACTACGTTATTAGCTAAAAGACTAAACCAAATTAAAAGCTAACTCCTGAACTTCTCATTGCATTCTAAGCTTTATACACTAAGTATAGGTATTCATCTATCAAAATATGTCCTAGTCAAAAAAGTCATCATGCTCATCGTCTGCATCGTACCTCGCTCCCACGTCGAACCGTCGGGAAATACCGGACCGCACGCCCTTCGTATTGGAGTATCGTAGTTGACGTTCTGCCATGGATTCTTCATCGTCTTGGTTAATGAGCAACCTGTTGTCATTTTGGGCCACAGCGCCCACTTTGATCAGCAGGCCCTCTAGATCTTGCAGCGTGCTGCTGTTCCCGCCAAGTTCCAGCAAGGTGACCAAGTTCTTAACCACGTCACCCTTGTAGTATACCAGTAGTGTCGGCGCGTTGGATTCTGGGTAGTTCTCAATGGCTCTATTTGCGAGGATCTCAACGAACTTCACCTGCGGGAACTTCCGCGCTGCCTGCTGGAAGAGGGATGAAAGCAGCCTGCTCTGCAGCTTACCCTCGGACGACAGGTGCACAAACACGTAGACACCTTCCCCCTGTTTGCTGCACTCTGTGATTTCATCATTGTATTCCGGCTTATTGATGTGGTAGACGTCCCCATACTTTGCGCTTCTTTGTTGCTTCTGCATTTCTGCCATTCTCTTACGTTTGTAAAACTCCAAAAATTCATCATCCTCCTCatcctccagctcctccagTTCAGAGAGGTCTTTGTTCTCTAATCTATTCTCGTGTTGTCTCTGTAGCACTTCCTCGAGCGCTTCCTCGAGCTGTGCGGTCGGTGAAGGTGGCCGTTCTGGGATGACACCATGCTGCCTCAAAATATCGTTCCACTCTGTATCCTCTGTTTCATCAACTTGTATTTGGAACTTCGGTTCATTGGCAAGATTCATGGCTCCACAATGGTACTATGCCTTGATTGCAGCGCCTTTAGAGATTGACAAGTGTTAAACGTTTTTCAGGGTTGGTGATCTTTTTTTCACCTTGCGTGGTGCAAACCATCTACCGAGGAGGCCACACCTAAACGGCCATGCTTTAGCAGTCTGAGATAGCCAGGGATTAAAAAACCAAGTTTATACTATTACTTACGTTTACCAGTAGTCTATTCTGCCGAAGCCCCCCTTTTCTTGTtcagcagcgcctgcaAAGCAGCAGTCTTGGGCATCCGGGAGGTGGTTCCGCTTTTCGTAGCCGCAGTGTCAGCCTTAGGCTTCCTAGTTTTGGCTGGACGTTTACTAGCGGTGCTCTTACCGCTATTAGAGCTCGAAGCGGCGTCAACTTTATTGCTCGATTCTTCCTCGTCAGTAAGGATCATATTCTGGTCGCTGTCATCGCTAATCTGGATGGGTGTCTCGTCGCTGTCGTCCGACGTCACAAACTGTGCCGAAATACCTGTCTTCCGTGTACGAGCGGAGGCAGTCTTTCTTCCGGCCGAGGACTTTTTGGAGCGTTGGCTGCGCTTCGCAACAACAGTGGGAGTCTCCATCTCGAAGTCGTtgaattcggtaagcgaGTTCGCGGAGTCCTCTGGTGAGCGGGCAGAGTACCGCA
This is a stretch of genomic DNA from Eremothecium gossypii ATCC 10895 chromosome VI, complete sequence. It encodes these proteins:
- the PLP2 gene encoding Plp2p (Syntenic homolog of Saccharomyces cerevisiae YOR281C (PLP2)) is translated as MNLANEPKFQIQVDETEDTEWNDILRQHGVIPERPPSPTAQLEEALEEVLQRQHENRLENKDLSELEELEDEEDDEFLEFYKRKRMAEMQKQQRSAKYGDVYHINKPEYNDEITECSKQGEGVYVFVHLSSEGKLQSRLLSSLFQQAARKFPQVKFVEILANRAIENYPESNAPTLLVYYKGDVVKNLVTLLELGGNSSTLQDLEGLLIKVGAVAQNDNRLLINQDDEESMAERQLRYSNTKGVRSGISRRFDVGARYDADDEHDDFFD